TCAAGGCTCGAAACAGAGCCCGTCAATTTCTGAATGAAGTAGGTAATGAAACTGAAAACCACGGTTATCAAAAGCAGAGGCAATTTCTCATAAATCGCTTTAATTCGCTGCTTCGTATTTTTTGAAAACCTTTCGAGAGGCCAATAATCGATTAATAACAAAACAAACGGCAGAGTGACCAGCATCGGCTTGGCCAATAACCCAAGCATGAAGGAAACCAGCATGAGCCAGTAACTCAACCGGGATGAACTTTTGATGTATGCCGAATAACTTAACATGGTCAGTAGCCAGAAACATGCGCTCAGCACGTCTTTTCTTTCGGATACCCATGCTACGGATTCGACATGAAGGGGATGAACTGCAAACACTGCCGCAATGAAAGCGGATTTCCACAAGCCTCCAAAAAGGTTAAAGCATACAAGAAACATGAGCAGTGTGTTCACTGCATGAATCTGGACGTTGGTCAAGTGATGCGCGCCCGCATTCATCCCATACAAGGCGACATCCAGCATATGGGTCAGCATTGTAAGCGGGTGCCAATTCGATGCGACATCACTTAACAGAACCCAATTCAGGGATTCTTTTGTGAATCCCTGAAGAACGTAACTGTTGCTGGTGACGTAAGCATGGTCGTCAAAATTGATGAACTGAAAATGCCGAACCTGATAATAAATTGAGAGGACAAGAAACATTAATGAAATGCAAATCCAGTAGGATGTCTGTGCTCCACCATATCGGTTAATGTGTTCTTTAGAATGATTCACTATGGGTTGCTCTTATATTTCGCGTATAAATTCTCAGGTACTTCTGATAATTACCTATAAGCATACAATTGCCGATAGAGCAACATTTGGCGGTGATTATCGTTTTGGCCACTTGCTGGGAAAACCCGCGGAGAAAGGCTGTAGGAGCGGCTTCCAGTCGCGACTTGGGCAGGCTTTGGAAAGCTGCCTTTCGGCAGGAAGCCGCTCCTGCAAAACAGGATGGCTGAAACGATGATCAAGGCCCAACCGTTGCTCTGTTGATTGAAGGCAACCGCGGAAATATCAAGATGGAAAAACATCATTGGATACATGTTATGAGCTCGTGAATTGCTGGATAGGCGAAGCAGGCGATGGGTCAGGGCAGGGAAAAAGGTCGTTGGAAAATCCAACGGGATTATGGATGGATTACGATACAAACAGTCGAATCATCGTCACCAATGCTTTTGCATATTCTTTGTTATCTTCCGCAACCTTTGTTGATATTGGAAAAAACCTTATCCTGGTTTACACTCCATGCATCTCCTTTGGGTCCATTCGAAGCGGTTGCAGTAAATGTTTGATCGTTGCCGCCGGCATCATACTGATACCACCCCGAATTGGTTGCTTTGAAAGTAAAGCCGATATCGCTCAAGGCAGTGGCATATTCATCGTGCTCGACATAATACGCCGTTTGACCATCATAAATTACGGAGAGATTTTTTTGGGCTTCGGCCTGTTTTGTTTTGCAATCATAACCGGAAAATATGGAAACTGCCATGGCGCTGAGCAGGCCGATTAAGGCAACAACAAGCATGAGTTCAATGAGAGTGAACCCATGATGTTCATTTAAATAAATTTTGTTATGCCTTAACTTCATCAATGGATTTCAAATTTTCTCTGGTACAAGTCAACTGCAGCAATATGGATTGAAGCAGTTGACTTGCAATCGAAATTGCTATTGGCATTTGTTCGTCGTGTTGGTCAATGCACCTTCTTGATTGATCGTCCAAACATCACCCACGAGTTTTCCCCCGGCGGTGGCGCCAGCGGTCGCAGTAAACGCAGCAGTCGTACCCGTGCCACTAGCGGCTAAACCATAGCTGTAGCTTTGTTTATCCGTACCTTTTACCGAAAATCCAATATCACCCAATGTTGCACCGTAAGAATCTTTTTCAGCATAATAGGCTTCTTCAGCAGTCCTAATGTTTCCCAGATTGGATTTGGCCTCGCTTTGTTTTGCCTTGCACTGATAGTTCATGAAATTGGGGATGGCGATGGCCGCCAGGATGCCGATGATGGCAACGACGATCATCAGCTCGATGAGGGTAAAACCTGTTTCCTTCCTGCGAATCCTGCTCAACATAAAAACCTCCTTTGAAAAATGTGAATGATGATGATGATGCATCAGGCCCACATAGCCTTGGCTTGCGTCTTTTGCAAATCATTTGCCATAGAAGGCAAATTGGAGCCGGACATCGTCGATCTGGAAATATCAATCTCATTCTATTTCTTTTTCCAAAAGGTTATGCGAGTTGATTCCAAAATTAAAGATGGCGGTTCCCCCCCAACAAACCACCTCGAGTCGAAAAGTAGTAGCATAATTTGGCCACTTTTTGGAATATTTGCCAAAATGCGCCTTATCCAGATGGAAAATCGTGGCACAGATTATCGACTTGCGGATCCACATCTCAGCCTTCTGCAACATTCCGCATATCCCGTCAGTGAAATCAAATATCCAAATAGCGTCAAACCGAGAGCGAAATTTTGGGGTTTTGAAGTGAACTGCCAAATCAGATGATGACGCCCTTTCGGCAATCGAATAGCCATGATGCTGCCATTGGCACATTCGATTTTGAGCGGTTGTCCATCACAAAAAGCTTCCCAGGAAGGGTTCCAGATGTTGGATAGAACCATCCAACCGTCAGCAACCGATTCCGTCTCCATAGCGATTCGATCGGCCGTATACTGGGTGATCCGCACGAAATCCCCAGGGCCATCCGGAGGATTCGACTTGTCCGGAGCAAAATTCGATAAGGGCATTTCAAAAACGACTTCTGCGGAAGGGTCAAATTCCTCCCTTGCCATATAGGCCAACACATCCTGAGTTTCTTGCCTGGCTATCGCTTTGTGAACGATATAGGCTCGTTGAAGAAAGGATTTGTTTTCGAAGATGGAAACCTCGTTTCGATAGACCGGTTTGAGGAATTTCAGATCGGGTTCCATGCCCTTTGAAGAAAGGATGAAGCGAACATTCATCATGTTGTAGAATCGCCATTGGCGATGCCTGCGAAACTGTACCCATCGATCGAAACGATTGGTTCCCGTTGCATCACCGGTCTCGATAAAAGACAAGAGACGATTCGCACGCATCGTATAGGCATTGGCATAACCGCCCAGCTCTTCAATACCAAAAGGCCCCAAAATGTTGTTGGTAAACCCCTGGCTGCAATCCAGCACGACACGAAAAACCCCTTCCTGCCTTTTCAAGAATTCAATGGCCGGGGTAGGCGTGTAAATGGTATTCGCAGGAACAGTCGTGTTGTAGTACCTGCCGAACGAAAGCAAATCAAAACAAAGAAGGCCGAAAATGACCATCAAAGAAAAGGATTTCAGCAATGTACGGTGGGTCAGTAGATAGAGAGAAAAGGCCAAAAAGGCGAGCAACACGAACAGAAACGGCTGAAGCAGAACGATCTGATCCGGCGATCGGAATCGGGCCAACCAATAGAGAATCGCTTTTCCGGAAGCGGACTGAACATGTTCCTGATTGAAAAAAGCGATCATCTCGGGTGTGTGGCTGAATCGCCAGATCACGAAGGCCAGAACAAGGATCGCAGATGACATGGCGATAAACATCTTTTTCCGGGATAGGTCGAGCGCATCCAGGCGCGCCATGCCGATTCCGGAACAAATGCTCATCGCAAGCGTAAAAAGAAAAATGATTCGGAGGGGGTTTAGCTTTCCCAAACCGGGAACAAAACGATATAGCGGATAGTACGTATAGCCGCCTACCATCATGGATCCGAATAAAAAAGCCATTGCAAGCCAGAAAACGGAATAGCGGTCCTTTTTTCCAAGGATTGCGGCAAGGAAGGCAAACAACGTAGCAATGCCCAGGTAAATGCACAACTCGTTGTAATTCATATATTCATGTTCTGGTCGCGATGGAATCCAATTGAAACCGCGAACAGGGCTTCCAAAGTAATCCGGGAAGATCAGCGTCACGAGATATCGCAAATACACCCTGCCGAAGACATTGAACACTTCGATAAAAGAAAGATTGCGGTTTCCGCGGAACGAATCCTGAATGAGCTCGTACATGGGATAGATTTCCGCAATTCCAATCAGAATGGCAAGGCCAAACATCAGGCAAAAGCAGGAAATCAGGTGAAGGTATTCCTGTCGATCGGATTGTTGCCGTATGAGACGAATCCATAAAAAGCAGCCGTAGAAAAAGGCAATCACGAAGAAATACATCAAATACTGTATATGCATAGCCAGGATATAGGTTCCCAGGCTCAGGGCTCCAAGGAACGCGTACCGATAGCGCTTGGGACCCGCAAAATGCTCCAGTATGAACAGCATGAGCGGACAGAAGGTAAATGCGATCAAAAGGCCCAAAAACTCGAACCAGACCATCGCACACCCACTGAACATCCATACGATGGCTCCAAAAAGCGCCCCCTTCAGTGGAAGGTCGATGCAGCTTAGATAGGCGTACATGAAACATCCGCTCAACCAAAGGTGCACAAATAAAAGCAGCATCAAGGCGGTTTCGGTGTCGAAAAACCGATGCGCAAGCACGTTGGGAAGATAATAACGTGCAAAACCGGCAAACGGTGAATTGATGGCAGGAAGCCCGCCCAGAATGGCTGGATTCCAGTGGTTCATGCGGCCAGACTTGATCTGTTCATTGTAGAGGGAGGGGTAACCCAGGGTGACGGGGTCCGAGATGAGCGGATTGTGCGGACGAAAATCGTTGGGTACGGAATCGGACCAGGGAAGTGATGTATACAGAAAGTCTGCGGCGATGAAAATTTTCCCCTGCAATAGCCAGGGCGATAAGAATAGGGACGTCAACGCAAAAAAGAAAAGGGCAACGAAGAGATGTTGTCTGTCACGAAAAAATGGGAGTGGAGGTATACCTGATGGCTCGAACGGAGTAGTGACCTTTGGGCTGGAGGGCTTGGAAGCCAATGAATCCATGCTTTCGTTTTCCAACGGCATTTCTGTGCGGGTCATCGATTCCCTCGATTTTTAAAAGAGAATCTCGAATGCCCGACATAACTGATGAAGGTACAGCAGCCAATGACCAGCGCTCCAGCAACCCTGGGTGAAACATGGACGACTTCCACAAAGAAAGGCAGTAGGATCAGGTTGATAGCGAATGTGATCAGATATGTCGATGAAAACCGAGCGAACTCGAAGATCATGCCGATACCGCCCGTGGTGGACTTGAAGGTAATGGTCTTATGGAAGATATACGCATTAATGATAGCCAGGACATTTGATACAACGGCCGCAGTCATATAGGCGACATAGCGCTTTGAAAACAGCAGGGCAAAAAGCGAATCCATTCCAATGAAAACCAGATAACCGAATATGGTATTCCATATCCCAACCAGAAGAAAACGGACCTGCTGCCGTCTCAGCATGTTTGAGGCCATGTTCATATACCTAATCGAAATTGATCCGTTCCTTTTCCACGACAAGTGGTCGTTTCAATACCTGTGTATGGATCGCTCCGATGTATTCGCCGATGATCCCGATAAAGAAAAGCTGAATCGCACCGAAAAAAATAACCCGATCGCCAGTGGGGCAATGCCAACAGTGAAGCTTTTCCAGTAAATGAGCTTGATTGATACTATAACAAAGCTACATCCCACATTCCACAACCTTTTAAGCCGTTATCCGGTAGAATTTTCGTGTGAGGGAGGCAGTTGGCAGGATATCAAGATATTCTCTGTAAAGCCAATGGGTTGGAGATAGAGCAGTTAAACTAATTTGAGCGGCTTCTCGATCATCCGTATATTCCCGCAGCGGATGATCAGGACATTACGGAATCTGGTGGTCAACCCTCAAGAAGGGGCGGTTGGTTATCAGTATGAAACAACCGGCCTCTGTATGTTTTTGTTCAATTGCCTCGGTTTGATCGGTCACATTGGCGAGGACTGTGCCATCGGCGTTTGGGAATTGAACGAACGCCGTCTTTTCTTGGCCTATCGGCGGCATAAATGATCTGCTCTTCGACGCTGCGTTCCAGTGTAAGCAAAGGTGTGACAAATTGATCTTTACTTCCTGCCATGATTTATCGTAAATTTAACCATATTCCATATCTTGAGCTGTTTTTGCTTGGGTACGGAATAGCGGAATGTGCATTATTACCCTTTATGAATCAGGTCTCCTGAAAGCAATTTCTTATCATCTTATCATCATCATCTATCATCTAATCTATTATCTGCTGATGGCCTTGGCTTCCTGCGGGTGAGAGAAGGGCAATGCGGCAAAAAGGCCAAGGGAGCCGGGGTGTGATGGAAGATTGGCCTGAAACGGGGAAGCTTATGGTGGGAATAGGTGGCAAGCGGAGACAAGGGGCGTTGGACCGCGGCTGATATGGGCAAAAAACTGATCAGTATCATGAGTAATTGCTTTAATGAAGCCCTCAATGTTGAGGAGCTCCATCGGCAGGTAGTGGAGCAGCTCCGGCAGTTTCCCCAGTATGAATATGAGCTCATCTTCGTTGATAATTGCTCGACGGACGGTACCGTGGACAGAATTCGCAGCATCATAGCTGTCGATCCCAATGTTAGGTGCATCGTCAATGCCAGAAACTTCGGACAGGTGCGTTCACCCTTTCATGGCTTGCTGCAGACCAGAGGCGCAGCCGTCATCAGCATGGCTGCGGACCTTCAAGATCCGCCAGCGCTTCTTGGCGATTTCATTCGCAAGTGGGAAGAGGGATACGCCGTAGTCGTGGGGGTGAAGGAGAAAACCCGGGAGAACTTCCTGATGGACTGGGCGCGACGGCTGTACTACCGCTTGCTCGCGACGCTCTCGGAGTCCCCCCAGATCGAAAACTTTACAGGATTCGGCCTCTACGATCGCTCCTTCATCGAGGTTCTTCGCCAGCTCGATGAGACGAATCCCTATTTCCGCGGGCTGGTTGCTGAGCTCGGCTGGCGGATAGCACAGGTTTCTTACACCCAGCCCCTTCGCTGCAAGGGCAAGAGCAGTAATTCGCTCCTCACCCTTTATGATCTAGCCATGCTCGGGTTCGTCAACCACTCCCGGCTCCCTCTGCGCTTGGCCAGCATCTTCGGGTTTCTGGTGGCTACCTTTGCCCTGTTAACCGCTCTTGGCTATCTTATCTACAAGTTGTTCTACTGGGACACCTTTCAGCTCGGCATGGCGCCCCTGCTCATAGGTATCTTTCTGTTCGGCGGGCTTCAGCTCTTCTTCCTTGGCCTCATCGGTGAATACATCGGCGTGATCTATTCCCGGGTGCGCAGGCGGCCCCTCGTTATCGAACAGGAACGATTGAATTTCCCCTCACAGGAAGAATAGGAGATGCAAAAGCTCAAGTCTCGAAAGACCTTCCTGCTTGTTATTCCGAGGCTCGTTCAGAGAATTGGCGATGGGTACTCCTTTCCTCTCGGTATCCCTTACGTCTCCGCTAGCCTGAAGCAAGCAGGCTATAACGTTGTGACATTGAACCTCAATCATCATGAGGGAACGGTTGAGGCAATCATGAGGGAGTTCATCTTTACGCACGGTGTGGATGTGGTCGCTACCGGGGGGCTGTCTTTTCAATACAACACGATTCGCGAGGTCATTGAGACAGCCAAGCGAATATCCCCATCAGTCATCACGGTCGTTGGTGGTGGAATCATTACCAGCGATCCAGAGACGGCGATGCTCGCCCTGGAGCACGCAGACTTCGGCGTGATCGGCGAAGGAGAGCACACAATTCGAGAGTTTGCCGCGACGCTGGAGAGAGACGGGGCGTTCGAAGGCGTGAATGGCCTCATCTATGATAGGGAGGGGAAGCTCCACAAGACCGACCCTCGCAAGGAAGAGGAAAACATCGATATTTTCCCCTGGCCGGACTATGTTGGCTTTGATCTGGACAAGTACCTGGCTACATCACCAAGCATCAGCGGGCTCAATGAGAGCCACACCGTATTCATGATCGCGAGTCGATCTTGCCCCTACAACTGCACATTCTGCTTTCACACTACCGGCCGTCACTATCGCATGCGCTCTTTGGACGATTTTTTCCAAGAGCTCGAGCATATGATCGCGACCTACAAGATCAACTTCATCACACTGGCCGATGAATTATTCGGTATTCATAGCGAGCGAATGAAGGAGTTTTGTAGCCGCATCAAAGGCTACGGGGTCCGCTGGTGGGCTCAGTTTCGAGTCGACCGCATCTCCGAAGAGCTGATGCCGCTGTTAAAGGAAGCAGGCTGTGCCGTGATGTCCTTTGGATTAGAGAGTGCGGACAATCGTGTTCTTAAAAGCATGCGCAAGGGTACCACCATTGAGCAGATAGAGACCGCGCTACAGATTGTCTATGATTCTGGAATCTCCTTGGAGGGCGCATTCATCTTCGGGGACATAGCAGAAACCTGGGAGACCGCCAACAACACAATGAAATGGTGGAGGGAGCACGCACATTACAAAATCAACCTGAACCTGATCACCGTTTTCCCCGGCTCTGCCCTCTACCAGGAAGC
The nucleotide sequence above comes from Desulfatirhabdium butyrativorans DSM 18734. Encoded proteins:
- a CDS encoding type IV pilin protein, with product MKLRHNKIYLNEHHGFTLIELMLVVALIGLLSAMAVSIFSGYDCKTKQAEAQKNLSVIYDGQTAYYVEHDEYATALSDIGFTFKATNSGWYQYDAGGNDQTFTATASNGPKGDAWSVNQDKVFSNINKGCGR
- a CDS encoding type IV pilin protein, with the translated sequence MLSRIRRKETGFTLIELMIVVAIIGILAAIAIPNFMNYQCKAKQSEAKSNLGNIRTAEEAYYAEKDSYGATLGDIGFSVKGTDKQSYSYGLAASGTGTTAAFTATAGATAGGKLVGDVWTINQEGALTNTTNKCQ
- a CDS encoding GtrA family protein, which translates into the protein MASNMLRRQQVRFLLVGIWNTIFGYLVFIGMDSLFALLFSKRYVAYMTAAVVSNVLAIINAYIFHKTITFKSTTGGIGMIFEFARFSSTYLITFAINLILLPFFVEVVHVSPRVAGALVIGCCTFISYVGHSRFSFKNRGNR
- a CDS encoding glycosyltransferase family 2 protein codes for the protein MGKKLISIMSNCFNEALNVEELHRQVVEQLRQFPQYEYELIFVDNCSTDGTVDRIRSIIAVDPNVRCIVNARNFGQVRSPFHGLLQTRGAAVISMAADLQDPPALLGDFIRKWEEGYAVVVGVKEKTRENFLMDWARRLYYRLLATLSESPQIENFTGFGLYDRSFIEVLRQLDETNPYFRGLVAELGWRIAQVSYTQPLRCKGKSSNSLLTLYDLAMLGFVNHSRLPLRLASIFGFLVATFALLTALGYLIYKLFYWDTFQLGMAPLLIGIFLFGGLQLFFLGLIGEYIGVIYSRVRRRPLVIEQERLNFPSQEE
- a CDS encoding B12-binding domain-containing radical SAM protein, which codes for MQKLKSRKTFLLVIPRLVQRIGDGYSFPLGIPYVSASLKQAGYNVVTLNLNHHEGTVEAIMREFIFTHGVDVVATGGLSFQYNTIREVIETAKRISPSVITVVGGGIITSDPETAMLALEHADFGVIGEGEHTIREFAATLERDGAFEGVNGLIYDREGKLHKTDPRKEEENIDIFPWPDYVGFDLDKYLATSPSISGLNESHTVFMIASRSCPYNCTFCFHTTGRHYRMRSLDDFFQELEHMIATYKINFITLADELFGIHSERMKEFCSRIKGYGVRWWAQFRVDRISEELMPLLKEAGCAVMSFGLESADNRVLKSMRKGTTIEQIETALQIVYDSGISLEGAFIFGDIAETWETANNTMKWWREHAHYKINLNLITVFPGSALYQEACRRGVIADRVKYLRDGCPQVNISQLTNQQYAKLVRMIMEAPMEMVKTLDDLTLVGTNHRAGRVDLAGTCVVCGHQAQWTQVKLFSTNFLGCPSCGQRYNIGLPAELRKIIDENVKSLIACYGKIAAWGINYHSADLFRNSSVLLGQNVLPVDISTTKQMMDLYGRPVWGPEILSTEQVAAVVVLIPAYFNQIDARIRKEFPGVQTVIDICDLLLPGAAKRLGHYTPILTPM